A window of the Streptomyces sp. Ag109_O5-10 genome harbors these coding sequences:
- a CDS encoding DNA cytosine methyltransferase — MNARVLPLRRPNGLRVLDLCCGAGGLSMGYYLAGFDVVGVDNRPQPNYPFTFHQADALTFPLDGFDLLHASWPCQHFAKVTAWRGSRADHPNLLTPGRARLEASGLPWVIENVPEAPLRPDYLLCGTQFGLSVRRHRAFETSWGGGGDLVPPCWHHKGLLAFEHKGERAYADAMGCTWMSNIEARQAVPPAYTEWIATQYLALQGRAAA, encoded by the coding sequence GTGAACGCGCGTGTGCTGCCGCTGCGGCGGCCGAACGGGCTGCGGGTGCTGGATCTGTGCTGCGGCGCGGGGGGCCTGTCCATGGGCTACTACCTCGCCGGGTTCGACGTCGTGGGCGTCGACAACCGCCCGCAGCCGAACTACCCCTTCACCTTCCACCAGGCCGACGCGCTCACGTTCCCGTTGGACGGGTTCGACCTGCTCCACGCGTCGTGGCCGTGCCAGCACTTCGCCAAGGTCACCGCGTGGCGCGGAAGCCGGGCGGACCACCCCAACCTCCTCACTCCCGGCCGTGCGCGGCTGGAAGCCTCCGGGCTGCCGTGGGTTATCGAGAACGTCCCCGAAGCGCCCTTGAGGCCGGACTACCTGCTGTGCGGCACACAGTTCGGCCTCAGCGTCCGCCGTCACCGCGCGTTCGAGACATCGTGGGGCGGCGGCGGGGACCTGGTCCCGCCGTGCTGGCACCACAAGGGCCTCTTGGCGTTCGAGCACAAGGGCGAGCGTGCCTATGCCGACGCGATGGGTTGCACCTGGATGTCCAACATCGAGGCCCGGCAGGCCGTACCGCCCGCCTACACAGAGTGGATCGCTACCCAGTACCTCGCCCTGCAAGGGAGGGCTGCCGCATGA
- a CDS encoding bifunctional DNA primase/polymerase codes for MTTTPTPLDAALALAAAGVPVLPLRAGKVPFGNCRSCKDGTCGGRPNMKNAGPCRCPAPCHAWAAATTDPHVLTSPLWVPVWREAVAVAYHPGGARLTVVDLDNAAAVDWARATLPATRVVPTTRGEHWLYQGAMPSANAVRPGVDVKSLTQYARWLGPGTGRMVPLPAAVRALVVKEDTTTARGGVASSLPARAPWNRSVATGCRHTERYVRTGLERGLALVRARTEAGAGSQAFGVARFLAAQHTACPGPCGLAAIGEEIVTAAVSVGVPEAYARRAVANGLEAAVERAA; via the coding sequence ATGACCACCACGCCTACTCCTCTGGACGCCGCGCTCGCCCTCGCGGCGGCCGGCGTCCCGGTCCTGCCCCTGCGGGCGGGGAAGGTCCCGTTCGGCAACTGCCGTTCCTGCAAGGACGGCACCTGCGGCGGACGGCCCAACATGAAGAATGCGGGCCCTTGCCGGTGCCCCGCGCCGTGCCACGCGTGGGCCGCCGCGACCACTGACCCGCACGTCCTCACCTCGCCCTTGTGGGTGCCGGTGTGGCGTGAGGCGGTGGCGGTCGCCTATCACCCCGGCGGAGCCAGGCTGACGGTCGTCGACCTGGACAACGCGGCGGCCGTCGACTGGGCCCGCGCGACCCTGCCCGCGACCCGGGTCGTGCCGACCACGCGCGGCGAGCACTGGCTCTACCAGGGCGCCATGCCGTCCGCGAATGCCGTCCGGCCGGGCGTAGACGTCAAATCGCTGACGCAGTACGCCCGTTGGCTCGGACCCGGCACGGGCCGCATGGTGCCTCTCCCGGCCGCCGTGCGCGCCCTGGTCGTGAAGGAAGACACCACCACCGCCCGGGGCGGGGTGGCTTCTTCTCTCCCCGCCCGCGCCCCGTGGAACCGGTCGGTGGCCACCGGGTGCCGCCACACCGAGCGCTACGTCCGCACCGGCCTGGAACGCGGCCTCGCCCTCGTACGGGCCCGCACCGAAGCCGGCGCCGGATCACAGGCGTTCGGCGTCGCCCGGTTCCTCGCCGCACAGCACACCGCGTGCCCCGGACCGTGCGGACTCGCCGCGATCGGCGAGGAAATCGTGACGGCCGCCGTCTCCGTGGGCGTCCCGGAGGCATACGCCCGCCGCGCGGTCGCCAACGGCCTTGAGGCGGCCGTGGAGCGCGCGGCATGA
- a CDS encoding SAM-dependent methyltransferase gives MTQPRAFSEGPSALATRSGRILPRPRLLDLFSCQGGAAKGYADAGFDVTGVDIAPQPRYPFRFVREDAIAFVLEHGAEFDFIHASPPCQHDSECQRIQGNAHPDLIGPTRAALELTGRPWVIENVRGAVPKLRRPVMLCGQMFGLANYRHRYFETGGGFTLTQPQHPAHLVPQAKMGRPVPPGHYGQFVGNFSGVALARKVLGVPWMNRDGIRECVPPAYTEFIGWAVFADQVPALGVAA, from the coding sequence ATGACCCAACCGCGTGCTTTCAGCGAGGGCCCCTCGGCTCTCGCCACCCGATCGGGGCGAATTCTGCCCAGGCCGCGTTTGCTGGATCTGTTCTCGTGCCAAGGCGGTGCCGCGAAGGGGTACGCGGATGCCGGGTTCGACGTGACTGGCGTCGACATCGCCCCGCAGCCCCGCTATCCGTTCCGTTTCGTACGGGAGGACGCGATTGCGTTCGTCCTGGAACACGGCGCAGAGTTCGACTTCATCCACGCCTCGCCGCCGTGCCAGCACGACAGCGAGTGCCAGCGCATTCAGGGCAACGCGCACCCTGATCTGATCGGCCCCACTCGTGCCGCGCTGGAGTTGACCGGCCGCCCGTGGGTCATCGAGAACGTACGGGGGGCCGTGCCAAAGCTGCGCCGTCCGGTGATGCTGTGCGGGCAGATGTTCGGCCTGGCTAACTACCGGCACCGGTACTTCGAGACTGGCGGCGGCTTCACTCTCACCCAGCCGCAGCATCCCGCGCACCTGGTGCCGCAGGCCAAGATGGGCCGCCCCGTCCCGCCCGGCCACTACGGCCAGTTCGTCGGCAACTTCTCCGGCGTCGCCCTCGCCCGGAAGGTGCTGGGGGTTCCGTGGATGAACCGCGACGGCATCCGTGAGTGCGTCCCGCCTGCCTACACCGAGTTCATCGGCTGGGCCGTCTTCGCCGACCAGGTCCCCGCGCTGGGGGTGGCTGCGTGA
- a CDS encoding YfjI family protein, producing the protein MTPQPVDSPDLWAGLPTLEAPPGEDDTAPDVWEDPIPLTGRRERPPFPAHVLPTWLGEFVTAVAEETQTPVDLAGSIALAVLATAAGGRSVVHVRGNWREPTNLYTVVALPPANRKSAVFALLTNPLYEAEKQLKSAMKPVIVEAELTARLAKEAADKAAAKAASADGDKRDEMVATAVGLAQTADTLTVPAEPVLLADDSTPETVTSLMAEQGGRLSVMSAEGGIFDIIAGRYSGAPNMEVFLKGHAGDRLRVNRQTRREYIDAPALTIGLAVQPDVLRDIGKVKGFEGRGLLARFLYSLPVSTVGDREIITDPVPEETAAAYTARVIDLALSLAEWTDPAVIQLTPEADAALIAYQKRIEPQLKARGGKLGHISNWAGKLAGATARMAALLHLADHGGNGYAHPVTVDTMRAAIELGEYYTAHALAVFDVMGADPVLSRARSVLEALRDNGWEDVSRRDVFTVLSRSEVPTVADLEPALALLEEHGYLRSYQPERTGKRGRPPAPRLQAHPSLRHGGR; encoded by the coding sequence ATGACTCCACAGCCTGTGGACAGCCCCGACCTGTGGGCCGGACTGCCCACCCTGGAAGCACCGCCCGGCGAGGACGACACCGCACCGGACGTGTGGGAGGACCCCATTCCCCTCACCGGCCGCCGCGAGCGTCCGCCGTTCCCCGCCCACGTCCTCCCCACCTGGTTGGGGGAGTTCGTAACGGCCGTCGCTGAGGAGACGCAGACCCCCGTGGACCTCGCCGGATCGATCGCCCTCGCCGTGCTCGCCACGGCGGCCGGCGGCCGGTCCGTGGTCCACGTACGCGGCAACTGGCGTGAGCCCACCAACCTCTACACCGTGGTGGCGCTCCCGCCCGCCAACCGCAAGTCGGCCGTCTTCGCGCTGCTGACCAACCCCCTCTATGAGGCGGAGAAGCAGCTCAAGTCCGCGATGAAGCCCGTGATCGTGGAAGCGGAGCTGACGGCGCGGTTGGCCAAGGAAGCGGCGGACAAGGCCGCTGCCAAGGCCGCGTCCGCCGACGGCGACAAGCGCGATGAGATGGTGGCGACCGCCGTGGGCCTCGCGCAGACGGCCGACACGCTCACCGTCCCGGCCGAACCGGTGCTGTTGGCGGACGATTCGACACCCGAGACGGTCACCTCGCTCATGGCAGAGCAGGGCGGGCGGCTGTCGGTGATGAGCGCTGAGGGCGGCATCTTCGACATCATCGCCGGCCGCTACTCCGGCGCCCCCAACATGGAAGTCTTCCTGAAGGGGCATGCCGGGGACCGGCTGAGGGTCAACCGGCAGACCCGCCGCGAGTACATCGACGCCCCCGCGCTGACCATCGGCCTCGCCGTACAGCCGGACGTGCTGCGGGACATCGGGAAGGTGAAGGGGTTCGAGGGACGCGGACTGCTGGCCCGCTTCCTGTACTCCCTGCCGGTGTCCACGGTCGGTGACCGCGAGATCATCACCGACCCGGTACCGGAAGAGACGGCCGCCGCCTACACCGCCCGGGTCATCGACCTCGCCCTGTCCCTGGCGGAGTGGACAGACCCGGCCGTCATCCAGCTCACCCCGGAAGCGGACGCGGCCCTGATCGCCTATCAGAAGCGCATCGAACCGCAGCTCAAGGCACGGGGCGGCAAGCTGGGCCACATCTCCAATTGGGCCGGAAAGCTTGCCGGGGCGACCGCCCGCATGGCCGCGCTCCTGCACCTCGCCGACCACGGCGGCAACGGCTACGCCCACCCCGTCACCGTCGACACCATGCGCGCGGCGATCGAGCTGGGGGAGTACTACACCGCCCACGCCCTCGCCGTGTTCGACGTCATGGGCGCCGACCCGGTCCTGTCCCGCGCCCGCAGCGTGCTGGAAGCGCTGAGGGACAACGGATGGGAGGACGTCAGCCGGCGGGACGTGTTCACCGTCCTGTCCCGCAGCGAGGTCCCCACCGTCGCCGACCTCGAACCCGCCCTCGCGCTGCTGGAAGAGCACGGATACCTGCGGTCCTACCAACCCGAGCGCACCGGCAAGCGCGGACGCCCCCCGGCACCCCGCCTACAGGCCCACCCGTCCCTGCGCCACGGCGGCCGGTGA